In one Corallococcus silvisoli genomic region, the following are encoded:
- a CDS encoding SDR family NAD(P)-dependent oxidoreductase, whose translation MDSTASSPVVLVTGASSGLGRATATLLASQGYRVFGTSRTPSRAPEAPFTLLPLDVRDDASVEACVAEVLRAAGRIDVLISNAGCAFVGAVEETSIAEAQAQMETNCFGALRVMRAVLPAMRVRQRGRIVAISSLAGLLPPPFLGAYAASKHALEALSESLAYEVRPHGVHVSLVELDGMRTGIPFARPSRREPSYAEPSARMLARLERITGDAGGDPAELAGCVLDVLANPAPALRYVLGKEATLAVAARRQLSEADYIRTMVGRLGLWDAPTGAGTRREGA comes from the coding sequence ATGGACTCCACCGCTTCTTCTCCCGTCGTCCTGGTCACAGGGGCGTCCTCCGGGCTTGGCCGCGCCACCGCCACCCTGCTCGCCTCCCAGGGGTACCGCGTGTTCGGCACCAGCCGGACCCCTTCACGCGCACCCGAGGCCCCCTTCACGCTGCTCCCCCTGGACGTCCGCGATGACGCCTCCGTCGAAGCCTGCGTCGCGGAGGTGCTGCGCGCCGCCGGGCGCATCGACGTGCTCATCAGCAACGCCGGGTGCGCCTTCGTCGGCGCCGTCGAGGAGACCTCCATCGCGGAGGCACAGGCCCAGATGGAGACCAACTGCTTCGGCGCGCTTCGGGTGATGCGGGCCGTGTTGCCCGCGATGCGGGTGCGCCAGCGGGGGCGAATCGTCGCCATCAGCTCGCTGGCGGGCCTGCTTCCCCCTCCCTTTCTGGGGGCGTACGCCGCCAGCAAGCACGCGCTCGAAGCGCTCTCGGAGTCGTTGGCCTACGAAGTCCGTCCGCACGGCGTTCATGTCTCGCTGGTCGAACTGGATGGGATGCGCACGGGCATCCCGTTCGCGAGGCCCTCCAGGCGCGAGCCCAGCTACGCCGAGCCAAGTGCGCGAATGCTCGCGAGGCTCGAGCGCATCACGGGCGACGCGGGCGGTGACCCGGCGGAGCTCGCGGGCTGCGTGCTGGACGTGCTCGCGAACCCCGCCCCCGCGCTGCGCTACGTGCTCGGGAAGGAGGCCACCCTGGCGGTGGCGGCGCGTCGGCAGCTCTCGGAAGCGGACTACATCCGCACGATGGTCGGCCGACTGGGCCTCTGGGATGCTCCGACGGGTGCCGGCACGCGGCGGGAGGGCGCATGA
- a CDS encoding DUF2306 domain-containing protein, translated as MASKGLWVLFAALCLAVGLYPGSYFLAASNFGLRASKSSELLTDPVWNAAFYTHIALGGLALAIGWTQFVARLRLERPGAHRFLGKVYVGAVLLSGLASVYVGFFATGGVIAASGFVSLGIVWLYTTASAYRLVKGRRIEEHRLMMTYSYAACFAAVTLRLWLPFLAHALGDFVSAYRIVAWLCWLPNLGVAYLISRRRLQARELAPS; from the coding sequence ATGGCAAGCAAGGGGCTCTGGGTCCTGTTCGCCGCCCTCTGTCTGGCCGTAGGCCTCTATCCCGGCAGCTACTTCCTCGCGGCCTCCAACTTCGGACTCCGCGCCTCGAAGAGCAGCGAGCTGCTGACCGACCCCGTCTGGAACGCGGCCTTCTACACGCACATCGCCCTGGGGGGACTCGCGCTGGCCATCGGCTGGACCCAGTTCGTCGCGAGACTGCGCCTCGAGCGCCCAGGCGCCCACCGGTTCCTCGGAAAGGTCTATGTCGGGGCGGTCCTGCTGAGCGGGCTCGCCAGCGTCTACGTTGGCTTCTTCGCCACGGGTGGCGTCATCGCCGCGTCGGGCTTCGTCAGCCTGGGCATTGTCTGGCTCTACACCACGGCCTCCGCCTATCGGCTCGTCAAGGGCCGGCGAATCGAAGAGCACCGGCTCATGATGACCTACAGCTATGCCGCCTGCTTCGCCGCGGTCACGCTGAGACTCTGGCTGCCCTTCCTGGCTCACGCGCTGGGCGACTTCGTTTCGGCCTACAGAATCGTCGCCTGGCTCTGCTGGCTCCCCAACCTCGGCGTGGCCTACCTCATCTCGCGCAGGCGGCTCCAGGCGCGCGAGCTCGCGCCTTCGTGA
- a CDS encoding TetR/AcrR family transcriptional regulator — MARPKLHPRKMPRQERSRAMVETILEATVRVLLARGYDGLTTIAVAERAGVSVGSLYQYFPNKESLVALLAERHVAELMTCVEDALSGADPSNPESAIRALVRAGVDSHRIAPALHKVLLEQVPRIGRLAKVMEAGQAIVVKLEHFLRPYQGRLVVPDLKVAAFVVETLIESLTHRLVIEQPDFIDATRLEEEATEAVMGYLFGPRGRRGRRSSPRALKG; from the coding sequence ATGGCTCGACCCAAGCTCCACCCTCGGAAGATGCCGCGGCAGGAGCGCTCGCGCGCCATGGTGGAGACGATCTTGGAGGCGACGGTTCGCGTTCTGCTCGCGCGGGGGTACGACGGGCTGACGACCATCGCGGTCGCCGAGCGCGCGGGAGTGAGCGTCGGCTCGCTCTACCAGTACTTCCCGAACAAGGAGTCGCTGGTCGCGCTGCTCGCCGAGCGGCACGTGGCCGAGCTGATGACCTGTGTCGAGGACGCGCTCTCAGGCGCGGACCCGTCCAATCCCGAATCCGCCATCCGTGCGCTCGTGCGCGCCGGTGTCGACTCCCACCGCATCGCGCCCGCGCTGCACAAGGTCCTGCTCGAGCAGGTGCCGCGCATCGGCCGGCTGGCGAAGGTGATGGAGGCCGGCCAGGCGATTGTCGTGAAGCTCGAACACTTCCTCCGCCCCTACCAAGGCCGGCTCGTCGTTCCAGACCTGAAGGTCGCGGCCTTCGTCGTCGAGACCCTCATCGAGTCCCTGACGCACCGGCTGGTCATCGAGCAGCCAGACTTTATCGACGCCACGCGGCTGGAGGAGGAGGCCACGGAGGCGGTGATGGGCTACCTCTTCGGCCCGCGCGGCAGGCGCGGACGCCGGTCGTCACCGCGCGCCTTGAAGGGCTGA